The following is a genomic window from Aphis gossypii isolate Hap1 unplaced genomic scaffold, ASM2018417v2 Contig00730, whole genome shotgun sequence.
TTTTGTTAACCATACCAATAACCTCAGCATCGGCAGAAAGGAGTTTCTCAAAgctcaaaataatcaaaaattacctCAGAAACACCATATCTCAAAAACGATTGACTGAATTAGCTACGATTGCAATAGAACACGAAACAGCAGATACATTagagtttaaaaaagtaatagaaTTGTTTGCGTCCAAAAAGTCaaggaaaaaattttaaatattcaatattaattttattttttttttgtttaaatttgttattattatattaaaatatgtaatagataatatctaaCGAATaattactacatttttaaatttatagtaatataataacttttgataaaattacagAACCTTTGTAtacctcaataaatattttgtaagttttttgtatataatatgtaagttgaCAAGTGTAATACGTTTAAAAGTAATCATTAAACAGTTGAAAATTGATATTCGCTACCTAATTcgctaatgtattattatatctaatgaaTATCATAGGTGTAACTAAGGTCAACATTTTGGAAgagcttaaatatattaaatttaattagaaaaattgttttatttgggacatatgtttttgataatagataatagatttttGACTATAGATAACTATAGTTATTTCCTTAttggttaaataaattaaataagttttgcACAGGGCCTCGCAAAAGATAGCGCCGGGCCTGAAGgttacaagtatattttatgcgtTATAGattgttttactaaatttgCGTGGGCTATAGCATTAAAATCGAAAACTGGGAAAGAAGTCACAAATGcaatgtctaaaatattaatagatagaGCACCGAAATTTTTACAACTCGATAACGGAAAAGAATTTTACAACACTAATTTCGATAATCTGATGGtcaaatataacatacacaaATACTCTACATTTAGCATTGTAAAAGCATGTATTGTTGAACGATTTAATCGTacactaaaagaaaaaatgtttagagagTTTACGGCACGTGGCTCACATGAATGGATTTCAATTTTACCAAAACTGCttaatgaatacaataattcaaaacacAGAACTATAGGAATGACACCAGTGCAAGCAGATTTAAATCCTGCGTCAGTGACTATAAAACAAcgtgaaattaataatgaaaaaattaaattcaaagttgGTGATAACGTTCGTATCAGTACATAAAAAGGTGTGTTTACAAAAGGTTATTTGCCCAACCGGTcaactgaaatattttaaattattaaaataaataaaacattacccGTCACTTATCAGTTACAAGATTATACGGGTAAACCGATTGCCGGTTGTTTTTACTCGGCGGAAATACATAAAACCGAACACCCGAACGAATATCTGatcgaaaaaattatacgtaaaaaacaaaataaaatgcttgTCAAGTGGCTTGGATTTGATAACACACATAATAGTTGGATAAATACACgtgatgttaaaatatagtgtCAGTCGTATTGTAGCTATGAACATGTTTGGAGGTTCTCAAGCTggtgaaactaaaaaaattatatcagatATTCAGTcaagtaataaaacattacaaaatgaaataaataatcagcagaaagaaattcataacataaaaattaatattgctcATCTGCTATCGCTGGAAAATCGCATGTCGGagctgtttaataattatatagaaacaaaTACATCACTTTCTTTTATACTTTCTTCTATAGACAGTGTAAATGCCGAAATAAAACGCATAACGGGTATATTCGATGAAAATTCTTTACCGAATCATGGATCATATATTTCAGATTTAAACACTCGTTTGAAAATCAtcgaagaaaattatattaagaaaaattaatttttttttcataatatactttttaaaaataattttagtcatgAATGTGTTTGGTAGTTCACAAGCTggtgaaactaaaaaaactatttctaaACTCGATgactctataaaaataattagatttgaattaaatgaaaaaatgagtCAACTTGAAAATAACACTAAGATTATTGaactaaaattatcaaatatcgaACAATTAaccgaaaatttaaaatttaaagtatctgATCTCGAAGATAATGTGGACTACAAAATCTCAAATATCTGACCTTGTAGAAAATGATGCAGAAAATATCGCTGAAATTAAGAAACCTAAGGagtgaacataaaaatattatattttaacacttattattgtaacataatttttttaacaaatataataatatttacactttaacatatattttatatattatatttatatattatatgttttatatttacattcgtTTTATCCGAAACATActacaacataattaattatatatatatacatcaaacaaataacatggttttataaataaacagtttACAAAAATGGAGGGTATAACTATTCCATTAAACATTGTACAAGCAATCTATGTAATTCTTTATCTGAATCTGTCCATGGCTCCCCATCAGAATACAACAGCAAATCGAGTCCAGGCCAATACTCAGATTCatcttttctataaaattataagtaaaattagtaaaattattttttaaatataattatgataacttACTCTATACAGTAGTGTCCATGAGCtagtgtgtttattttatcatctaGCACAACCCGCTTATCATCATAACTGTTGTACgtcaatttatttgttttgattgTCAACAGCTTGTGCTTAAATGATCTAATAGACACATTTTCTTGGTAAGCCTTCACACCGGCTTCCCCAAACAGACATTTTCTGTGGTCCTCTAATGTCATGTGATTCTTAACCACATGACGTCGGACCCCCTTAGCTTTAATGCTCTCCCTTCCTGCAGTATCGGACGTATTTGATGAGTGAATCGTATCGGCATAAGATTTCGCCCTCAACGCACAAAACTCTGATATAATATCACCCTTTAACtcgtcagaaaaaaaaacccggCACCTTTTTACGTGCTgttgttgcgtgccagtatcagatttgaatccaaatggttaatttgaatgaaagttaaacttaataacgaaatatgtctttattgcatataaacaaaatacatttaacaaataaaataagtggctgagtgacgtgaaagtgctcagttgttgatagctttggtacatctcctgttgctggtcttcgggctcccttatatattgtggtgcgtctcttgtttacgtcgtgtGGTCGCCTTTTGGGtgaaaccaggtgtccttgtggttgttgttgcaaattgggacacgaatttgaaaatgtgcaataacatctcaaatgtatcattagtgcactataattattggtgcacttactatcccgacacaATGTGGTCATAGTAGCAACCGCATTGCCCttgacacgaggcatggtcatactaacttagccttgtaatctcgtagatatcttacAGATATCTCATAGCCCATAACACTGTTGTATAGCACGGATGGTTAGATGGCAAGTCTGCCGTGTCTAACCTATCCATCAAGTTTGGATTTTCCAACAAGTCAGAGTAAAAATCATCAGTCATAATGTGATACACTAGTGAAtctgtaataatgatattaattaataaatacacaagagaatagttttaatatacatttacctGTGTCAGTATACATAAGCGTAATGTCTTCACCATAGTGCCTCTGCATCACATTATGATGATAATCATACATCAAAGTTTTGCTCATGTCCAATATCGCGAAtcctatagaaaataaaaaataaaaatttattgatcaatgtataatataaaatataaagtaaatttttaccaatatatataggtttatcaaatttgattattttattttctaaagtgACAGCGCTAAGGGTATCGCTATATCTTGtacaatgtttaaatgtagttttatttataagtttttggaGTCGGCGCTCGCATGA
Proteins encoded in this region:
- the LOC126555166 gene encoding uncharacterized protein LOC126555166, with translation MATFEPKENYIVHYRNLQQAIDNGLIVEKVHRVLEFSQSDWLAKYIQLNTEMRKKARNDFEKDFFKLMNNTIFGFAILDMSKTLMYDYHHNVMQRHYGEDITLMYTDTDSLVYHIMTDDFYSDLLENPNLMDRLDTADLPSNHPCYTTHVKRCRVFFSDELKGDIISEFCALRAKSYADTIHSSNTSDTAGRESIKAKGVRRHVVKNHMTLEDHRKCLFGEAGVKAYQENVSIRSFKHKLLTIKTNKLTYNSYDDKRVVLDDKINTLAHGHYCIEKDESEYWPGLDLLLYSDGEPWTDSDKELHRLLVQCLME